In Humulus lupulus chromosome 7, drHumLupu1.1, whole genome shotgun sequence, the following are encoded in one genomic region:
- the LOC133788488 gene encoding DNA repair protein RAD51 homolog 2 isoform X1: MAEKLIKDMGLSKAMANVFAARNITTAKEALSLTEFELMQLLDVGMADVSSALSRISEIACPPYQTALTLMEQRVQKEDHGGHLPTGLKGLDEALCGGIPFGVLTELVGPAGIGKTQFCMKLSLLASLPTAYGGLNGHVIYIDVESKFSSRRMIEIGVQSFPDIFNMKGVVQEMAGRILVLRPNTLSKFTESLQQIKLIQRQVKLIVIDSIAAIMSGDFAHGASRQNLLGWHVSFIKSLAESSRIPIVVTNQVRSQTREEGSLYSFQVQRTDDPAGFDSHLVAALGINWAHSVTLRLVLEAKSGQRFIKLAKSPLSPPLAFPFIITSAGISLLNDYGAELKGMEINRIHQHGHSDIINFDGKGCSEKWRNPS; this comes from the exons ATGGCGGAGAAGCTCATCAAGGATATGGGTTTGTCCAAAGCAATGGCCAACGTTTTTGCAGCACGTAACATTACCACCGCCAAG GAAGCCCTATCCCTAACCGAATTCGAGTTGATGCAGTTGTTGGATGTGGGAATGGCGGACGTCTCATCTGCACTATCCCGCATTAGCGAAATCGCTTGCCCTCCATACCAAACC GCACTGACCCTGATGGAGCAAAGGGTTCAAAAGGAGGACCATGGTGGCCATCTTCCTACTGGTCTGAAGGGGTTAGATGAAGCCTTATGTGGTGGAATACCATTCGGTGTTCTGACTGAGCTGGTTGGTCCTGCCGGAATCGGCAAAACACAA TTTTGTATGAAGCTCTCATTATTGGCTTCATTGCCAACAGCTTATGGAGGTTTAAATGGCCATGTTATCTACATTGATGTTGAGTCCAAATTTAGTTCAAGAAG GATGATAGAAATTGGAGTCCAAAGTTTCCCAGACATATTTAACATGAAAGGAGTGGTGCAGGAG ATGGCAGGTAGGATCCTAGTTTTGCGGCCAAATACCCTTTCTAAATTTACTGAGAG TTTGCAACAAATCAAGCTTATTCAACGCCAGGTGAAGTTGATAGTCATTGACAGCATTGCTGCTATTATGTCGGG GGATTTTGCGCATGGAGCTTCAAGACAAAATTTACTAGGTTGGCATGTTTCTTTTATCAA atcacttgctgAATCTTCACGAATCCCTATTGTAGTTACAAACCAAGTCAGATCTCAAACTCGTGAAGAAGGTTCCCTGTACTCTTTTCAAG TTCAGCGGACAGACGATCCTGCGGGATTTGATTCTCACCTTGTTGCTGCTTTGGGTATTAATTGGGCTCACTCTGTCACCCTTCGTCTAGTGCTTGAAGCTAAATCAG GTCAGAGATTTATTAAGCTGGCGAAATCCCCATTGTCACCGCCTCTGGCTTTCCCTTTCATCATCACATCAGCTGGAATATCATTGTTAAATGATTATGGGGCAGAACTGAAAGGGATGGAGATAAACAGAATTCATCAGCATG GTCACAGTGACATCATAAACTTTGATGGGAAGGGTTGCAGTGAAAAATGGAGGAATCCATCCTAA
- the LOC133788488 gene encoding DNA repair protein RAD51 homolog 2 isoform X3, which translates to MAEKLIKDMGLSKAMANVFAARNITTAKEALSLTEFELMQLLDVGMADVSSALSRISEIACPPYQTALTLMEQRVQKEDHGGHLPTGLKGLDEALCGGIPFGVLTELVGPAGIGKTQFCMKLSLLASLPTAYGGLNGHVIYIDVESKFSSRSLQQIKLIQRQVKLIVIDSIAAIMSGDFAHGASRQNLLGWHVSFIKSLAESSRIPIVVTNQVRSQTREEGSLYSFQVQRTDDPAGFDSHLVAALGINWAHSVTLRLVLEAKSGQRFIKLAKSPLSPPLAFPFIITSAGISLLNDYGAELKGMEINRIHQHGHSDIINFDGKGCSEKWRNPS; encoded by the exons ATGGCGGAGAAGCTCATCAAGGATATGGGTTTGTCCAAAGCAATGGCCAACGTTTTTGCAGCACGTAACATTACCACCGCCAAG GAAGCCCTATCCCTAACCGAATTCGAGTTGATGCAGTTGTTGGATGTGGGAATGGCGGACGTCTCATCTGCACTATCCCGCATTAGCGAAATCGCTTGCCCTCCATACCAAACC GCACTGACCCTGATGGAGCAAAGGGTTCAAAAGGAGGACCATGGTGGCCATCTTCCTACTGGTCTGAAGGGGTTAGATGAAGCCTTATGTGGTGGAATACCATTCGGTGTTCTGACTGAGCTGGTTGGTCCTGCCGGAATCGGCAAAACACAA TTTTGTATGAAGCTCTCATTATTGGCTTCATTGCCAACAGCTTATGGAGGTTTAAATGGCCATGTTATCTACATTGATGTTGAGTCCAAATTTAGTTCAAGAAG TTTGCAACAAATCAAGCTTATTCAACGCCAGGTGAAGTTGATAGTCATTGACAGCATTGCTGCTATTATGTCGGG GGATTTTGCGCATGGAGCTTCAAGACAAAATTTACTAGGTTGGCATGTTTCTTTTATCAA atcacttgctgAATCTTCACGAATCCCTATTGTAGTTACAAACCAAGTCAGATCTCAAACTCGTGAAGAAGGTTCCCTGTACTCTTTTCAAG TTCAGCGGACAGACGATCCTGCGGGATTTGATTCTCACCTTGTTGCTGCTTTGGGTATTAATTGGGCTCACTCTGTCACCCTTCGTCTAGTGCTTGAAGCTAAATCAG GTCAGAGATTTATTAAGCTGGCGAAATCCCCATTGTCACCGCCTCTGGCTTTCCCTTTCATCATCACATCAGCTGGAATATCATTGTTAAATGATTATGGGGCAGAACTGAAAGGGATGGAGATAAACAGAATTCATCAGCATG GTCACAGTGACATCATAAACTTTGATGGGAAGGGTTGCAGTGAAAAATGGAGGAATCCATCCTAA
- the LOC133788488 gene encoding DNA repair protein RAD51 homolog 2 isoform X2 has translation MAEKLIKDMGLSKAMANVFAARNITTAKLLDVGMADVSSALSRISEIACPPYQTALTLMEQRVQKEDHGGHLPTGLKGLDEALCGGIPFGVLTELVGPAGIGKTQFCMKLSLLASLPTAYGGLNGHVIYIDVESKFSSRRMIEIGVQSFPDIFNMKGVVQEMAGRILVLRPNTLSKFTESLQQIKLIQRQVKLIVIDSIAAIMSGDFAHGASRQNLLGWHVSFIKSLAESSRIPIVVTNQVRSQTREEGSLYSFQVQRTDDPAGFDSHLVAALGINWAHSVTLRLVLEAKSGQRFIKLAKSPLSPPLAFPFIITSAGISLLNDYGAELKGMEINRIHQHGHSDIINFDGKGCSEKWRNPS, from the exons ATGGCGGAGAAGCTCATCAAGGATATGGGTTTGTCCAAAGCAATGGCCAACGTTTTTGCAGCACGTAACATTACCACCGCCAAG TTGTTGGATGTGGGAATGGCGGACGTCTCATCTGCACTATCCCGCATTAGCGAAATCGCTTGCCCTCCATACCAAACC GCACTGACCCTGATGGAGCAAAGGGTTCAAAAGGAGGACCATGGTGGCCATCTTCCTACTGGTCTGAAGGGGTTAGATGAAGCCTTATGTGGTGGAATACCATTCGGTGTTCTGACTGAGCTGGTTGGTCCTGCCGGAATCGGCAAAACACAA TTTTGTATGAAGCTCTCATTATTGGCTTCATTGCCAACAGCTTATGGAGGTTTAAATGGCCATGTTATCTACATTGATGTTGAGTCCAAATTTAGTTCAAGAAG GATGATAGAAATTGGAGTCCAAAGTTTCCCAGACATATTTAACATGAAAGGAGTGGTGCAGGAG ATGGCAGGTAGGATCCTAGTTTTGCGGCCAAATACCCTTTCTAAATTTACTGAGAG TTTGCAACAAATCAAGCTTATTCAACGCCAGGTGAAGTTGATAGTCATTGACAGCATTGCTGCTATTATGTCGGG GGATTTTGCGCATGGAGCTTCAAGACAAAATTTACTAGGTTGGCATGTTTCTTTTATCAA atcacttgctgAATCTTCACGAATCCCTATTGTAGTTACAAACCAAGTCAGATCTCAAACTCGTGAAGAAGGTTCCCTGTACTCTTTTCAAG TTCAGCGGACAGACGATCCTGCGGGATTTGATTCTCACCTTGTTGCTGCTTTGGGTATTAATTGGGCTCACTCTGTCACCCTTCGTCTAGTGCTTGAAGCTAAATCAG GTCAGAGATTTATTAAGCTGGCGAAATCCCCATTGTCACCGCCTCTGGCTTTCCCTTTCATCATCACATCAGCTGGAATATCATTGTTAAATGATTATGGGGCAGAACTGAAAGGGATGGAGATAAACAGAATTCATCAGCATG GTCACAGTGACATCATAAACTTTGATGGGAAGGGTTGCAGTGAAAAATGGAGGAATCCATCCTAA